A window of the Thermodesulforhabdus norvegica genome harbors these coding sequences:
- a CDS encoding U32 family peptidase C-terminal domain-containing protein — translation MKERITQKPELLAPGGSLTSAIIAIIYGADAVYTGIPELSLRDGKANLGDEEIAHLVYYARKKKKRVYVALNVFARNKHIKIIPSWLEYLSDLKPDGIIVSDPGVIRLCKRYAPDLPVHLSTQANTTNKESLFFWKEVGVSRVNLARELSYDELREICEDPPVEVEIFVHGAMCVSYSGRCLLSALFTNRSANLGKCAHPCRWSYLLVEPGRPDEPLTLIQEGSESYILNSRDLCLLEKVGDIIRLGVHALKIEGRRKSFLYAATVTNVYRRAIDAWTCGSVDERQLKSWRKELEMVSHRPYTTGFLFPDYGSLTEEKSSSYSRIRALAGIVIPRPEDRPDFDDIGLSSRGEICIQVRHTLDIGNELEFLFPDGSVHGEKLKAMETLQGSLLKRAHPGMIVRIPVECTTFPYQVIRLKT, via the coding sequence ATGAAGGAAAGAATTACGCAAAAACCCGAACTACTTGCGCCGGGAGGCAGCCTTACATCGGCCATCATTGCAATCATTTACGGAGCCGATGCGGTATATACGGGCATTCCCGAACTCAGTCTCAGAGACGGCAAGGCCAACCTGGGCGATGAGGAAATTGCCCATCTCGTTTATTATGCCCGAAAAAAGAAGAAACGAGTCTACGTCGCCTTAAACGTTTTTGCCCGGAATAAACACATAAAAATCATACCCTCCTGGCTTGAGTATCTCAGCGATCTTAAGCCCGACGGCATTATAGTCAGCGACCCCGGAGTCATAAGGCTTTGTAAAAGATATGCTCCTGACCTGCCCGTTCATCTCAGCACACAGGCCAACACCACCAATAAAGAGAGCCTTTTTTTCTGGAAAGAAGTCGGGGTAAGTCGGGTTAATCTAGCAAGAGAACTGTCCTACGACGAGTTAAGAGAAATCTGCGAGGATCCCCCTGTGGAAGTGGAAATATTCGTCCACGGGGCCATGTGTGTTTCTTACAGCGGCAGATGTCTTCTGAGCGCCCTCTTTACCAACAGGAGTGCAAACCTGGGAAAGTGCGCTCATCCGTGCCGGTGGTCTTACTTGCTTGTAGAGCCCGGGCGACCTGACGAACCCCTGACGCTGATCCAGGAAGGCAGCGAGTCTTACATTCTCAATTCCCGCGATCTATGCCTTCTGGAAAAGGTCGGCGACATCATTCGGCTGGGCGTTCACGCCCTAAAAATTGAAGGCCGCCGTAAAAGCTTTCTTTACGCCGCAACGGTAACCAATGTTTATCGGAGGGCCATCGATGCATGGACCTGCGGAAGCGTTGATGAGCGGCAGTTGAAGAGCTGGCGCAAAGAGCTGGAAATGGTAAGCCATCGGCCCTACACGACGGGATTTCTGTTTCCCGACTACGGAAGCTTAACCGAAGAAAAAAGCAGCTCTTATAGCAGAATCCGGGCACTTGCCGGTATCGTCATACCCCGGCCTGAAGATCGGCCCGATTTCGACGATATTGGACTTTCCTCAAGAGGTGAAATTTGCATTCAGGTGAGACACACTCTTGATATAGGTAACGAGCTGGAATTTCTGTTTCCCGATGGTTCGGTTCACGGTGAGAAACTTAAGGCAATGGAAACTCTTCAGGGAAGCTTGCTGAAAAGAGCTCATCCCGGTATGATCGTCAGGATTCCGGTTGAATGTACGACCTTTCCGTATCAGGTAATAAGGTTGAAAACATAA
- the dprA gene encoding DNA-processing protein DprA, with amino-acid sequence MVKGGIDRFKGYERRRAWLTLALTPGVGSRTLWKLYRRFGDPALIIKASAEELRGLSGVNWTVIQAILKKQTIRDVDDEITRLNALGIDFVCWEDENYPEPLRYIPDPPLYLFVSGGYQPEDALAVAIVGTRYPSPGGIAMAERLAMGLASAGVTVVSGLAVGIDGAAHRGALKAGGRTIAVLGCGIDVPYPRHHVELKNRITRSGAVISEYPLGTYPEKWRFPLRNRIVSGLALGVVVVEAGPRSGALITARLALEQGREVFAVPGNPGDYRSIGTNNLIKEGAVLVETVEDIFRELEILRPSGEVEKKGNDGDNELEQKILKMLEEEPRHVDVLCRMLNLQPQELLPVLTMLEMKGKVSRLAGNFFVRRR; translated from the coding sequence GTGGTGAAGGGCGGTATTGATAGATTTAAAGGGTACGAACGCCGCAGGGCATGGCTTACACTGGCACTGACTCCCGGTGTGGGTTCCCGTACTCTCTGGAAGCTTTACAGGCGATTTGGGGATCCCGCTTTAATTATTAAAGCCTCCGCTGAGGAGTTAAGAGGTCTTTCCGGAGTCAATTGGACGGTAATCCAGGCTATTTTAAAAAAGCAGACTATTCGTGATGTTGATGACGAAATCACGAGGCTTAATGCTCTGGGGATTGATTTTGTGTGCTGGGAAGATGAAAATTACCCCGAACCGCTCAGATACATTCCCGACCCGCCGCTTTATCTTTTTGTAAGCGGTGGGTATCAACCTGAAGACGCACTGGCCGTAGCCATTGTGGGTACCAGATATCCCTCGCCTGGGGGGATTGCCATGGCGGAACGGCTTGCTATGGGGCTTGCTTCCGCAGGAGTTACCGTGGTAAGCGGTCTGGCAGTCGGAATAGACGGTGCGGCTCACAGGGGTGCCCTGAAAGCAGGGGGTAGAACCATAGCCGTACTGGGATGTGGCATCGATGTGCCCTATCCAAGGCATCACGTTGAGCTGAAAAACCGGATAACCCGCTCGGGCGCCGTGATATCAGAGTATCCCCTGGGGACATACCCCGAAAAATGGCGGTTTCCCTTGAGGAACAGAATTGTGAGCGGGCTTGCTCTGGGTGTGGTTGTGGTGGAAGCCGGGCCGAGAAGCGGCGCTCTCATAACCGCGCGTCTCGCCCTGGAGCAGGGCAGGGAAGTATTCGCCGTCCCGGGAAATCCCGGAGATTATCGGAGCATTGGTACAAACAACCTCATCAAAGAGGGGGCGGTACTTGTTGAAACCGTTGAGGACATTTTTCGGGAACTTGAAATACTCAGACCTTCCGGTGAAGTTGAGAAAAAGGGTAACGATGGCGATAACGAGCTGGAACAAAAAATATTAAAAATGCTTGAAGAAGAACCCCGTCATGTCGATGTATTGTGTAGAATGTTAAACTTGCAACCCCAGGAACTCTTACCGGTTCTTACGATGCTGGAGATGAAAGGTAAGGTTTCCAGACTGGCGGGCAATTTTTTCGTTCGGAGAAGGTAG
- the topA gene encoding type I DNA topoisomerase, whose product MGKSLLIVESPTKAKTLNRYLGRDFVVKASKGHIKDLPENKLGVDVSNNFRADYVIIPGKEKIVRELRKAAKEVDRILLGPDPDREGEAIAWHISEEIAGNGKRRKKEILRVLFYELTRKGIAEALERPTQLNRNLYEAQQARRILDRLVGYLISPILWQKIRRGLSAGRVQSVALRLVCEREREIQQFVPREYWTIEALFRKQDNDSPISAKLISHEGRKINIANAEDARALGDFFRSLEDYIVAGIEQKKQRRNPPPPFITSTLQQEASRKLGFSPKRTMTIAQQLYEGVELPEEGSVGLITYMRTDSTRISQEAVAAAREYIAETWGKEYLPGKAREFKSKAGAQDAHEAIRPTDVFRVPEALKPHLTADQYALYELIWKRFVACQMKHAEILRTSVDISSRQYPNSVFRATGSVITFPGFMALYVEEGDDEDAENGLLPILLEGQPLQLLQLEEKQHFTQPPPRYTEANLVKELEQNGVGRPSTYATIVSTIQERGYVVKEGKALKPTELGFVVNDALVQHFPEIVDIAFTAEMEAKLDRIEQGDYSALGLLQEFYSRFKPMLDDAKAKMENLRKSGIPSGVECPRCGNPLVIRLGQNGSSFLSCHQCGFTSDYERDEKGNIRVVEPEKTDKVCEKCGRPMQIKHGRFGAFLACTGYPECKNTQPLGLGINCPADGCDGEIVERRSKKGRVFYGCSRYPACRTVFSSKPVSHPCSKCGYPVTLLRVTRKQGSKLVCPRKECKHSEPIDESTPSM is encoded by the coding sequence ATGGGGAAGTCCTTGTTGATTGTGGAGTCACCAACCAAGGCGAAGACTCTTAACCGATATCTGGGAAGGGACTTTGTCGTTAAGGCTTCAAAAGGCCATATCAAGGATCTACCGGAAAATAAGCTCGGTGTGGATGTAAGCAACAACTTCAGAGCCGACTACGTTATCATACCGGGTAAGGAAAAGATAGTTCGTGAGTTGCGAAAGGCCGCAAAAGAGGTCGATAGGATTCTTCTGGGACCCGATCCTGATAGAGAAGGCGAGGCCATAGCCTGGCACATAAGTGAAGAAATTGCCGGTAACGGAAAGCGCAGGAAAAAGGAAATACTTCGTGTGCTTTTTTACGAGCTTACGCGAAAGGGGATAGCCGAAGCTCTGGAACGCCCGACCCAGCTCAACCGCAATCTCTACGAGGCCCAGCAGGCCAGGCGAATTCTTGATCGGCTGGTCGGGTATCTGATTTCTCCAATACTGTGGCAGAAGATCAGGCGGGGGCTCAGTGCCGGAAGGGTCCAGTCTGTGGCCTTGAGGCTTGTTTGCGAACGAGAACGGGAGATTCAGCAGTTTGTACCCAGAGAATACTGGACGATTGAGGCTCTTTTCAGAAAGCAGGATAACGACTCTCCCATCAGTGCAAAGCTCATAAGCCATGAAGGCAGGAAGATAAATATCGCCAATGCCGAAGATGCCAGAGCTCTGGGGGATTTTTTTAGATCTCTGGAAGACTACATTGTCGCCGGTATCGAACAGAAGAAACAGCGACGGAATCCTCCTCCGCCTTTCATCACCAGCACACTACAGCAGGAAGCTTCAAGGAAGCTGGGTTTTTCTCCGAAAAGAACGATGACCATTGCCCAACAGCTTTACGAGGGTGTGGAACTTCCCGAAGAGGGTTCCGTGGGCTTGATCACTTACATGAGAACGGACTCCACCCGTATATCCCAGGAGGCCGTGGCGGCCGCAAGGGAATACATCGCCGAAACCTGGGGGAAGGAATATCTTCCGGGAAAAGCTAGAGAGTTTAAGAGCAAGGCGGGTGCACAGGATGCTCACGAGGCCATCCGGCCGACCGACGTCTTCAGGGTGCCGGAAGCCTTGAAGCCCCATCTGACGGCCGATCAGTACGCTCTTTACGAATTAATCTGGAAACGCTTTGTGGCATGCCAGATGAAGCATGCCGAGATTCTGAGGACTTCTGTTGATATCTCCTCTCGCCAGTACCCCAATTCGGTCTTTCGTGCGACCGGATCGGTTATAACCTTCCCGGGATTTATGGCCCTTTATGTGGAAGAAGGAGATGATGAGGATGCCGAGAACGGATTGCTGCCGATTCTGTTAGAAGGCCAACCCCTGCAATTGCTACAGCTCGAAGAAAAACAACACTTTACCCAGCCTCCACCCCGCTACACGGAGGCCAATCTCGTAAAAGAACTGGAACAAAACGGAGTAGGGCGACCCAGTACTTATGCCACCATCGTTTCCACCATTCAGGAACGAGGCTATGTTGTTAAGGAAGGAAAGGCTCTGAAGCCTACGGAACTCGGTTTTGTGGTCAACGATGCGCTGGTTCAGCACTTTCCGGAAATCGTAGATATTGCCTTCACGGCAGAAATGGAAGCCAAACTGGATCGCATCGAGCAGGGGGATTACTCGGCCCTGGGACTCCTTCAGGAGTTTTACTCTCGCTTTAAACCAATGCTCGATGATGCAAAGGCAAAGATGGAAAATCTGCGGAAAAGCGGAATCCCTTCCGGTGTCGAATGTCCCAGGTGCGGGAACCCTCTGGTGATCAGGCTGGGTCAGAATGGATCGTCCTTTTTGTCCTGCCATCAGTGTGGCTTCACGTCAGATTACGAAAGAGACGAAAAGGGTAATATCCGGGTTGTGGAGCCTGAAAAGACCGATAAAGTGTGCGAAAAGTGCGGCAGACCCATGCAGATCAAGCATGGGCGTTTCGGAGCTTTTCTCGCCTGCACCGGCTACCCCGAATGCAAAAACACACAGCCTTTAGGACTGGGAATAAACTGTCCCGCCGATGGTTGTGACGGCGAAATCGTCGAAAGGCGGTCTAAAAAGGGAAGAGTATTTTACGGTTGTTCCCGTTATCCGGCATGCCGCACCGTCTTTTCCAGCAAGCCCGTTTCCCATCCCTGCTCGAAATGTGGATATCCCGTTACTCTTTTGCGCGTTACCAGGAAACAGGGATCAAAGCTGGTGTGCCCCCGTAAGGAGTGCAAGCACAGTGAGCCGATTGATGAAAGTACACCATCTATGTAA
- a CDS encoding prepilin peptidase: MSVLPFITVALFGAVLGSFFNVLIYRVPRGMSIVRPRSSCPYCNSAIAWYDNIPILSYILLAGRCRSCKKFISPRYLVVEIVTSFALCFAFFRNGLSPQFFVESLFFSLLILVTFTDLETFLIPDLYSIGGIFLGLALSGFNPQVTWKEALVGVLIGAGVLLAIACGYGKIRGHEGMGGGDIKLLGMIGAFTGWKGVIIALFVSALSGLAAGLIVMAVKRQGLKTAIPYGPFLALGGLVAYLWQKEIIHAYLTLGSW, translated from the coding sequence ATGAGTGTACTGCCCTTCATAACAGTGGCTCTTTTTGGGGCCGTGTTGGGAAGTTTTTTTAACGTATTGATTTACAGAGTCCCCAGGGGTATGTCCATCGTAAGGCCCCGGTCATCCTGTCCATATTGCAACAGTGCCATTGCCTGGTACGATAACATTCCGATATTAAGCTATATTCTGTTGGCGGGAAGGTGTAGAAGCTGTAAGAAATTCATATCTCCTCGTTATCTTGTGGTCGAAATCGTTACTTCTTTTGCCCTCTGCTTCGCTTTTTTCAGGAACGGATTGAGCCCTCAGTTTTTCGTCGAATCCCTCTTCTTTTCTCTGCTTATTCTGGTTACCTTTACGGACCTTGAAACCTTTTTAATCCCCGACCTTTATTCCATAGGGGGAATCTTTCTGGGACTTGCTCTAAGTGGTTTCAACCCTCAGGTTACCTGGAAGGAAGCACTTGTGGGGGTGTTGATCGGAGCCGGGGTGCTCCTTGCAATTGCCTGCGGCTACGGTAAAATTCGAGGTCACGAAGGCATGGGCGGTGGAGACATTAAACTTCTGGGTATGATCGGGGCTTTCACCGGATGGAAAGGGGTTATAATCGCCCTTTTCGTCTCTGCTCTCTCGGGCCTGGCCGCAGGTCTCATTGTGATGGCCGTCAAAAGACAGGGCTTAAAAACGGCGATACCCTATGGCCCCTTTCTCGCCCTGGGCGGTCTCGTTGCCTATCTGTGGCAGAAGGAAATAATTCACGCTTACCTCACACTGGGAAGCTGGTAA
- a CDS encoding RsmE family RNA methyltransferase, with product MTRCTFFCEKIDPGRRLIELSREVSHHVVRVHRRRSGDRIELIDGHGGRWVAEIVSISRSDGRVTVSLIEKIDAVNESLLNLVLLSALARPEKMDLLVRQTTELGVKALVFFPARMSIPMTTERATGKVKRWKKISREALCQCGRSVEPQILFVNSLAEAIGYAKEYLQKWERALKLVAFEKERNVSLKDLADEYEKVSEVCCCLGPEGGWGEDELCSLIDAGFLSIGLGPRILRYETAGVVLAGLCQYLWGDLGSKEGVGYEMSRL from the coding sequence GTGACGCGATGTACCTTTTTTTGTGAGAAGATTGATCCGGGCAGAAGACTCATTGAGCTGTCTAGAGAGGTATCCCATCATGTTGTGAGGGTACACCGGCGTCGTTCCGGCGATCGGATTGAGCTTATTGACGGGCATGGCGGCCGATGGGTGGCCGAAATTGTGAGCATTTCACGATCGGACGGTCGGGTGACGGTTAGCCTGATCGAAAAAATCGATGCTGTTAACGAATCCCTGTTGAACCTTGTACTCCTTAGCGCCCTGGCCCGGCCGGAAAAAATGGATCTTTTGGTAAGGCAAACGACAGAGCTGGGTGTTAAAGCTCTCGTTTTTTTCCCGGCTCGCATGAGTATACCGATGACGACGGAGCGGGCTACCGGAAAGGTGAAAAGATGGAAGAAGATTTCCAGAGAGGCTCTTTGCCAATGCGGTAGGAGTGTGGAGCCACAGATCCTGTTTGTTAATTCTCTTGCGGAAGCCATCGGATATGCTAAAGAATACTTACAAAAGTGGGAACGGGCTCTGAAGCTTGTGGCTTTCGAGAAGGAAAGGAATGTGTCCCTGAAAGATCTTGCAGATGAATATGAAAAGGTCTCCGAGGTATGTTGCTGCCTGGGACCCGAAGGGGGATGGGGTGAGGATGAATTGTGCTCTTTGATCGATGCCGGTTTTTTGAGCATCGGCCTTGGACCCAGAATATTACGTTATGAAACTGCCGGTGTTGTTCTGGCCGGTTTGTGTCAATATTTGTGGGGAGACCTGGGAAGTAAAGAAGGAGTCGGTTATGAGATGTCCCGGTTGTAA
- the rnc gene encoding ribonuclease III, translating to MSTRRELEEILGYNFKNPELLEQALTHRSYAYEHNLDPKNSDNERLEFLGDAVLGLAMSHLLWHRYPHYSEGELSRLRSAVVNETELAHIARKLNVGRFLLLGKGEENTGGREKPSILADAVEAVLGAIYLDGGWESVLKVVEEHFVPLLEAFSAEDPLAEIDKDYKTKLQEWAQAQFKKTPVYRLDREEGPDHDKTFYVSVLIDTEVVGRGRGRSKKEAQQRAAQVAYKRLVQSAEASIGGNK from the coding sequence ATGAGTACTAGGAGGGAACTTGAAGAAATCCTGGGGTACAACTTTAAAAATCCCGAACTACTGGAGCAGGCTCTGACACATCGTTCTTACGCCTACGAGCATAATCTCGATCCGAAAAACTCGGACAACGAAAGGCTGGAATTCCTGGGGGATGCCGTGTTGGGACTCGCCATGAGCCATCTTCTCTGGCATCGTTACCCTCACTACTCGGAAGGAGAGCTATCCAGGCTGAGGTCTGCCGTCGTAAACGAAACGGAGTTGGCCCACATTGCAAGAAAACTCAACGTTGGGCGCTTCTTGCTTCTCGGAAAAGGAGAAGAAAATACGGGCGGTCGTGAAAAACCGTCCATACTGGCTGATGCCGTTGAGGCCGTCCTCGGGGCGATTTATCTGGACGGGGGTTGGGAGAGTGTGCTGAAGGTTGTGGAGGAACACTTCGTGCCTCTTCTTGAAGCCTTTTCGGCAGAAGATCCCCTGGCCGAAATCGACAAAGACTATAAAACCAAGTTGCAGGAGTGGGCTCAAGCCCAGTTTAAAAAAACCCCAGTTTACCGTCTGGATCGCGAAGAAGGGCCAGATCACGATAAGACTTTCTATGTAAGTGTTTTGATCGATACCGAAGTTGTTGGACGGGGACGGGGAAGATCCAAGAAGGAAGCACAGCAAAGAGCTGCCCAGGTTGCTTACAAACGCCTGGTTCAGTCGGCGGAAGCCTCCATTGGGGGAAATAAGTGA
- a CDS encoding elongator complex protein 3, with protein MKVFPVFIPFMGCPYRCVYCNQYATTSDACGTPDRAVKMIRRLAERIISGAERPSELAFYGGTFTALPVKTMTTLLELASDYVEKGIFTGIRFSTRPDALGRQVMNILMDYPISTVELGVQSLDDRVLRASRRGYESPVVYEAAFQVRSSGWKLGIQLMPGLPEDTLDVFGKTVRETCAIKPDFVRIYPTIVLRGTLLEKWYHEGAYRPLSLKEAINWCVQAFTEFESSGIKVIRMGLQATEDLNRGSVVAGPYHPAFGYLVKVHVWRKCVDAAIASIEDRESVTIVVSRKFISECVGPGRINVRYWKRQWNLKNIALKCAELCDCEALLETKSSSVKLPKSGANPAFCVANRREF; from the coding sequence GTGAAGGTTTTTCCCGTTTTTATACCCTTCATGGGATGTCCCTACAGGTGCGTTTACTGCAATCAGTATGCCACGACTTCTGATGCCTGCGGTACTCCGGACCGGGCCGTAAAAATGATCCGGCGGCTTGCGGAGAGGATCATTTCGGGGGCGGAAAGGCCTTCAGAACTCGCCTTTTACGGGGGAACATTTACCGCTCTACCCGTGAAAACCATGACGACCCTTTTAGAGCTTGCATCGGATTATGTGGAGAAGGGGATTTTTACCGGGATCAGGTTTTCCACGAGACCCGATGCCCTGGGCCGGCAGGTCATGAACATACTGATGGATTACCCGATATCGACCGTTGAACTTGGGGTTCAAAGCCTGGACGATCGGGTCTTACGGGCAAGCCGGCGGGGCTATGAGAGCCCGGTGGTGTACGAAGCTGCTTTTCAGGTAAGGTCCTCTGGATGGAAGCTGGGAATACAGTTAATGCCCGGCCTTCCGGAAGATACACTTGATGTCTTCGGAAAAACGGTCAGGGAAACCTGTGCAATAAAACCGGACTTCGTAAGGATATATCCGACAATCGTCTTAAGGGGTACACTCCTTGAAAAGTGGTACCATGAAGGTGCGTACAGACCCCTGTCTTTGAAAGAAGCCATCAATTGGTGCGTTCAGGCATTTACGGAGTTCGAGTCTTCGGGAATTAAGGTCATAAGAATGGGTCTTCAGGCAACGGAAGATTTAAACAGAGGCTCCGTCGTTGCAGGCCCTTATCATCCTGCCTTTGGGTATCTCGTAAAGGTGCATGTTTGGAGGAAATGTGTCGATGCTGCAATTGCGTCAATAGAGGACAGGGAAAGTGTTACCATTGTGGTTTCCAGGAAATTTATAAGCGAGTGCGTAGGACCAGGACGGATAAATGTGCGTTACTGGAAAAGGCAGTGGAACCTGAAAAATATTGCCCTGAAGTGTGCCGAACTTTGCGATTGCGAGGCTTTGCTGGAAACGAAGAGCTCGTCGGTGAAGTTGCCGAAAAGCGGGGCAAACCCCGCGTTCTGCGTTGCTAACCGGCGGGAGTTTTGA
- a CDS encoding DUF4178 domain-containing protein encodes MIFWPFGKKNKGKKEASFDPTNLTLEQMQPGWMVDFDMKTWQVVARHRYDMGDGFEMIEWELRSGAETRYLCREEDDGIYWTWMRKEALGVIDPNLRNHILKYEDPPEVIDFQGVRYEMESYGGGYFYRNGTGPGIPFLYWDYESEEGERVLTIEQWGDTDFEAAIGEYVQEYQFSNILPRDGL; translated from the coding sequence ATGATATTCTGGCCTTTTGGTAAGAAAAATAAAGGAAAAAAGGAAGCTTCCTTTGACCCCACGAACCTCACACTTGAACAGATGCAACCGGGATGGATGGTCGATTTTGATATGAAGACCTGGCAGGTGGTGGCCCGGCATCGCTACGACATGGGGGATGGCTTTGAGATGATTGAGTGGGAGCTTCGTAGTGGTGCGGAAACCAGATATTTGTGTCGTGAGGAAGACGACGGGATATACTGGACATGGATGCGCAAGGAAGCTCTGGGGGTTATAGATCCGAACCTGAGAAACCACATACTAAAGTACGAAGATCCTCCCGAGGTGATCGACTTTCAGGGAGTGAGATATGAAATGGAGAGCTACGGCGGCGGGTATTTTTACAGAAACGGAACGGGACCGGGAATTCCTTTTCTTTATTGGGACTACGAATCTGAAGAAGGAGAAAGGGTTCTTACGATTGAGCAATGGGGCGATACGGACTTCGAAGCGGCAATAGGCGAATACGTTCAGGAATATCAATTCAGCAACATTCTTCCCCGTGATGGGTTATGA
- a CDS encoding ABC transporter ATP-binding protein, translating into MFRLFVEYIRSHKAGVCLISLCLLLQALLSILEPWPLQALFDYVLLKKEPPPIIASLVPQKALLLSLSAAMMLIALLTGLAMVGQNVLLNRSAQELIRGLRLRVFSHVLNLPPKYFQSVGSGEIISRVVSDTDNLQPLVEGGALLVFRSIPTAAGILTVMLLLDPLFALIVALIVPALALSTDYFSGKIKDFTKYKRKQESAIVALTETATRTLRCLKVLGLSDHETRRFEKFCSESARASTKAGLWEGLYSASVTVILAAGTVGVVVAGAWRIEAGRITPGELLVFMSYLRSLYKPIRELTKYLGKFSKASASYERISDVLKVTPCEMGVCEAENAVPAPPFREEIRFEKVSFAYRPEELILKDISFTVRKGEKIAIVGDSGSGKSTLLNLIPRFIDPVGGRILMDGMDIRQYTLTSLRKNIAIVPQEHVIFHATVFENIALGSPERSVTREEVVKAAVDANAHEFILQLPDGYDTLLGPGGVELSGGQAKRIHIARALLRDAPIILLDEPTAGLDPCAEGKVMEAFDRLMQKRTILIVTHYLPLIVNADRIIVLREGSIVEEGTHEELIKAKGIYRSFWFEQLQRAVPGCYLEKIEA; encoded by the coding sequence ATGTTCAGGCTCTTCGTTGAATATATCCGCAGTCATAAGGCCGGCGTGTGTCTTATTTCCCTGTGTCTTTTGCTACAGGCCCTGCTGTCCATTCTGGAGCCGTGGCCTTTGCAGGCCCTCTTTGATTACGTTTTGCTGAAAAAAGAACCGCCTCCCATCATTGCTTCTCTGGTCCCTCAAAAGGCCCTGCTACTCTCACTTTCAGCGGCCATGATGCTTATCGCCCTGCTTACGGGGCTGGCAATGGTGGGTCAGAACGTGCTCCTTAACAGATCTGCCCAGGAATTGATTCGCGGCTTACGCCTGCGTGTTTTTTCCCATGTTCTAAATCTTCCTCCAAAATACTTCCAGAGTGTCGGCTCTGGCGAAATCATTTCGCGCGTGGTCTCAGACACCGACAATTTACAGCCTCTTGTGGAGGGCGGAGCTTTACTGGTCTTTAGAAGCATACCCACTGCGGCTGGAATCCTTACCGTTATGCTGCTCCTGGACCCACTCTTCGCCCTAATAGTGGCTCTTATCGTTCCGGCTCTGGCCCTGAGTACGGACTACTTTTCGGGGAAAATTAAGGATTTTACAAAGTACAAACGGAAGCAGGAAAGCGCTATTGTTGCGCTAACCGAGACGGCAACGAGAACTCTAAGATGTCTGAAGGTTCTGGGGCTGAGTGATCACGAAACGAGAAGGTTTGAAAAATTTTGTAGTGAAAGCGCCAGAGCCAGCACAAAAGCCGGTCTGTGGGAGGGGCTGTATAGTGCTTCGGTTACGGTAATTCTTGCGGCCGGAACGGTGGGGGTTGTCGTCGCAGGGGCCTGGCGAATTGAAGCGGGCAGGATAACACCCGGCGAGCTTTTGGTTTTTATGAGCTATCTCAGAAGTCTTTATAAACCTATAAGAGAATTGACCAAGTATCTCGGAAAGTTCTCAAAGGCTTCGGCAAGTTACGAGCGCATCTCAGATGTTTTAAAGGTTACCCCCTGTGAAATGGGGGTATGTGAAGCCGAGAATGCCGTACCGGCTCCCCCTTTCAGGGAGGAAATTCGATTCGAGAAGGTTTCATTCGCCTACCGCCCTGAAGAGCTAATCCTGAAAGACATATCCTTTACCGTAAGGAAAGGGGAAAAAATCGCCATAGTGGGAGATTCCGGATCCGGCAAATCGACCCTGCTGAACCTGATCCCCCGGTTTATCGACCCAGTCGGGGGTCGAATACTGATGGACGGAATGGATATAAGGCAATACACACTAACATCCTTAAGAAAAAACATAGCCATTGTTCCGCAAGAACACGTTATATTTCATGCAACGGTATTCGAAAACATCGCCCTCGGCAGCCCGGAAAGGTCTGTTACGCGAGAAGAAGTTGTAAAAGCGGCGGTAGATGCCAACGCACACGAGTTCATACTCCAGCTACCCGACGGTTACGATACCCTTCTGGGGCCGGGAGGCGTTGAGTTATCGGGCGGACAGGCAAAGCGCATACACATCGCCCGGGCTCTTTTAAGAGACGCTCCCATCATACTTCTCGACGAGCCCACAGCAGGACTGGACCCCTGCGCCGAAGGGAAGGTTATGGAAGCCTTTGACCGCCTCATGCAGAAAAGGACCATTCTTATTGTGACCCACTACCTGCCGCTAATCGTCAACGCTGATCGTATAATCGTCTTAAGGGAAGGATCCATAGTCGAAGAGGGAACTCACGAAGAACTTATTAAGGCAAAGGGTATCTATCGTTCCTTCTGGTTTGAACAGCTCCAGCGTGCCGTACCAGGATGCTATCTGGAGAAAATTGAAGCATGA
- a CDS encoding FmdB family zinc ribbon protein, translating to MPIYEYECTRCGKVIEVMQKFSDPPLTECEACHGSLRKLISMSTFHLKGTGWYVTDYARKGTSSPSSSDKKEGKDSSGSTEKD from the coding sequence ATGCCCATATACGAATACGAATGCACCAGATGTGGTAAGGTTATTGAGGTTATGCAGAAGTTTTCCGATCCTCCTTTAACCGAATGCGAGGCCTGCCACGGAAGTTTGCGCAAGCTCATTTCCATGAGTACCTTTCATCTTAAAGGCACCGGCTGGTACGTGACGGACTATGCCCGCAAGGGCACGAGTTCCCCGTCTTCGAGTGACAAAAAAGAAGGTAAAGATTCGTCCGGTTCAACCGAAAAGGATTAA